In bacterium, a single genomic region encodes these proteins:
- a CDS encoding polysaccharide deacetylase family protein, which translates to MLKIKFYYFCKFIGCFHLARWLTRRKLRILCYHGFSICDEHVFWPEVYMDSELFRKRMEYLSQNGYPVLPLEEAIEGLQKGNLTACPTVLTIDDGFYSVMKKALPVLLNLHIPCTVYVTTYYCLKGNPVFRIVVQYMFWKTTETTLSFNGLGVEQTGEICLQDSASKKEAVWKIIDHAENHMDEEQRVLLCQELGKRLAVDYSTIVSTRQFTLMTLEEIREASEAGIDIQLHAHRHRLPVQPELVREEIEQNRKVLEPLTGRMLRHFCYPSGIYSKEHFGPLASVDVSSAVTCEGGLNSTGAETLSLRRFLDGNTISWIEFEAEMSGFTQLLRDGRSWLKQFPLWRKNIIADN; encoded by the coding sequence ATGCTGAAAATAAAGTTCTACTATTTTTGCAAGTTTATTGGATGTTTTCATCTGGCGCGCTGGCTGACCCGGAGAAAACTCAGGATTCTCTGTTACCATGGTTTTTCTATTTGTGATGAACATGTTTTCTGGCCGGAAGTGTACATGGATAGTGAGCTTTTTCGAAAACGAATGGAATACCTTTCTCAAAATGGTTATCCCGTTTTACCCCTTGAGGAAGCTATCGAGGGGTTGCAAAAAGGGAATTTAACGGCTTGCCCTACAGTATTAACTATCGATGATGGATTTTACAGCGTCATGAAAAAGGCATTACCTGTGCTATTAAATCTTCATATTCCCTGCACCGTGTATGTAACTACATATTATTGTCTTAAAGGGAACCCGGTGTTCCGTATCGTGGTTCAGTATATGTTTTGGAAGACAACGGAAACCACGTTGAGCTTTAATGGTTTAGGAGTTGAGCAGACGGGAGAAATATGCCTTCAGGACAGTGCATCGAAGAAAGAGGCCGTATGGAAGATCATCGACCATGCGGAAAACCATATGGATGAGGAACAACGAGTACTCCTTTGCCAGGAACTCGGGAAGCGCCTGGCGGTGGATTACTCAACTATCGTAAGTACTAGGCAGTTTACCTTGATGACGTTGGAGGAAATCCGTGAAGCATCGGAGGCAGGAATAGATATTCAGCTGCACGCCCACCGCCACAGGCTCCCTGTTCAGCCGGAACTTGTCCGGGAGGAAATTGAGCAAAATCGCAAGGTCTTGGAACCGCTTACCGGACGCATGCTCAGACATTTTTGCTATCCCAGTGGAATTTATTCGAAGGAGCACTTTGGCCCCTTGGCTTCGGTCGATGTGAGCAGTGCTGTAACCTGCGAAGGTGGACTGAATTCCACAGGAGCAGAAACATTGTCTTTACGCAGATTTTTGGATGGAAACACCATTTCCTGGATCGAATTCGAAGCGGAAATGTCCGGGTTTACGCAGTTATTACGTG
- a CDS encoding glycosyltransferase, translated as MDISVVIVTHRPYEEIHDTIRTTIIQECCDFEIILVLNSPAVFLSDNEKIIIKKLDGNYGAVARNEGIAIAKGKYIVCIDDDIEFENAFQLNYILKYMENNPDVFAASFKVLTPSGGLDHYSWCHPRDRFEYCDKEFETYHISEGAVVFRRKTFDILGEAYFMPLFIGHEGGDLALRMINNGLKIMYFPGVKVIHKKSDIGRPHGRAYYYLTRNGIWVSWKNLPWHYAIYYTLRTLALMFFFSFRSSGLLAYFKGVKDGIFGLPMIFKVRNPINGNAITKLKEISNFKPSFASRLYFHIKEKVQ; from the coding sequence ATGGATATTTCAGTAGTAATAGTTACGCATAGGCCTTATGAGGAAATTCATGATACAATACGTACAACCATTATCCAGGAATGTTGTGATTTCGAGATTATATTGGTACTTAATAGTCCGGCCGTATTTTTATCAGATAATGAAAAAATAATTATAAAAAAACTGGATGGAAATTACGGTGCAGTGGCACGAAATGAAGGAATTGCAATAGCGAAAGGGAAATATATTGTCTGCATTGATGATGATATAGAATTCGAAAATGCATTTCAGTTGAATTATATATTGAAATACATGGAAAATAATCCTGATGTTTTTGCTGCAAGTTTTAAGGTGCTAACGCCAAGTGGGGGATTGGACCATTATTCGTGGTGTCACCCAAGAGATCGATTTGAATATTGCGATAAAGAGTTTGAAACGTATCATATTTCCGAAGGTGCTGTTGTATTTAGAAGGAAAACCTTCGATATACTTGGCGAGGCGTATTTTATGCCATTGTTCATCGGACACGAAGGAGGCGACTTAGCGCTAAGGATGATAAATAACGGATTAAAAATCATGTACTTCCCTGGTGTTAAAGTAATTCATAAAAAATCCGACATCGGTCGCCCTCACGGGAGAGCATATTATTATTTAACACGAAATGGAATTTGGGTGTCCTGGAAGAATCTACCATGGCACTATGCGATTTATTATACTCTACGCACGCTAGCCTTAATGTTCTTCTTTTCATTTCGATCATCAGGTTTATTGGCGTATTTTAAAGGAGTAAAAGATGGAATATTTGGTCTACCAATGATATTTAAAGTAAGAAATCCAATTAATGGAAATGCAATTACGAAACTGAAAGAAATCAGTAACTTTAAACCTTCTTTCGCATCCCGTCTGTATTTTCATATCAAAGAGAAAGTTCAATAA